One Synechococcus sp. CC9605 genomic window carries:
- a CDS encoding DNA-directed RNA polymerase subunit beta' produces the protein MTSSSKSRKSKSSKASKAAKEAPVSASRPLSKTPPPFRNQVIDKRALKQLVAWSYKNHGTAVTSSMADNLKDLGFKYATQAAVSISVDDLKVPEAKKDLLGQAEEQITATEERYRLGEITEVERHTKVIDTWTETNERLVDAVKKNFDENAPLNSVWMMANSGARGNMSQVRQLVGMRGLMANPQGEIIDLPIRTNFREGLTVTEYVISSYGARKGLVDTALRTADSGYLTRRLVDVAQDVIVREDDCGTTRHIVVDAEDGKFGSRLVGRLTAAQVVNADGEVLAERDTEIDPPLSKSFEAAGVKAVSVRSPLTCEANRSVCRKCYGWALAHNELVDLGEAVGIIAAQSIGEPGTQLTMRTFHTGGVSTAETGVVRSKVAGTVEFGSKARVRPYRTPHGVNAQQAEVDFNLTIKPSGKGKAQKIEITNGSLLFVDNGAEIDADVTVAQIAAGAVKKSVEKATKDVICDLAGQVRYEEAIQPREVTDRQGNITLKAQRLGRMWVLSGDVYNLPPNAQPVVGSETQVTEGQVLAEASQRSEYGGEVRLRDSIGDSREVQIVTTAMTLKDFKLLEESTHSGEIWNLEAKDGTRYRLNTIPGSKIGSGEVIAELADDRFRTGTGGLVKFAPGLAIKKARSAKNGYEVNKGGTLLWIPQETHEINKDISLLMITDGQWIEAGTEVVKDIFSQTAGIVTVTQKNDILREIIVRSGEFHLCTDAKALERFEGDGQMVNPGEDIAKGLSVDTMKYVQTVETPEGKGLLLRPVEEYTIPNVAQLPELSHVKQANGPHLGIKATQRLAFKDNELIKSVEGVELLKTQLLLETFDTTPQMTVDVEKAPDKRAKTISRLRLVILESILVRRDTMSDSSHGSTHTELQVEDGVSVKAGDVVATTQILCKQAGLAQLPEATEADPVRRMIVERPEDTTTLSTSGKPVVSVGQRIVDGDALAEGETASCCGEIEAVSGNSVTLRLGRPYMVSPDSVLHVRDGNLVQRGDGLALLVFERQKTGDIVQGLPRIEELLEARRPRESTILCKKPGTVEIKQGEDDESLAVNVIESDDAIGEYPILLGRNIMVSDGQQVTAGELLTDGPINPHELLECYFEDLRSRKPLMEAAQEAIANLQHRLVTEVQNVYKSQGVSIDDKHIEVIVRQMTSKVRVEDAGDTTLLPGELIELRQVEDTNQAMAITGGAPAEFTPVLLGITKASLNTDSFISAASFQETTRVLTEAAIEGKSDWLRGLKENVIIGRLIPAGTGFSGFEEELQKEAGPHPDILSEDPAGYRRMQNLRPDYTVDMPPAASASAVLDDPSDADLEATRTRHNIDPSASNFAAFTRPDADNELKEEQVVDAEAVEGLQEEGLLSDE, from the coding sequence ATGACCTCGTCCTCGAAATCCCGCAAGTCCAAATCCAGCAAAGCCTCCAAGGCCGCTAAAGAGGCTCCCGTGAGCGCATCGCGTCCGCTCTCGAAGACCCCTCCGCCGTTCCGCAACCAGGTCATCGACAAGCGGGCCCTAAAGCAGCTTGTCGCCTGGTCCTACAAGAACCACGGCACGGCAGTGACGTCGTCCATGGCCGACAACCTCAAGGATCTCGGCTTCAAGTACGCCACCCAAGCGGCTGTCTCGATCTCCGTCGACGACCTCAAGGTGCCCGAGGCGAAAAAGGATCTGTTGGGCCAAGCCGAGGAACAGATCACGGCTACCGAAGAGCGCTATCGCTTGGGTGAAATCACCGAGGTGGAGCGTCACACCAAGGTGATCGACACCTGGACCGAGACCAACGAGCGTCTGGTGGATGCCGTCAAAAAGAACTTTGACGAGAACGCACCGCTGAACTCGGTGTGGATGATGGCCAACTCCGGCGCCCGGGGAAACATGTCCCAGGTGCGTCAGCTGGTGGGCATGCGCGGCCTGATGGCCAACCCGCAGGGTGAAATTATTGACCTTCCGATCCGCACCAACTTCCGTGAGGGTCTGACGGTCACCGAGTATGTCATCTCCTCCTACGGCGCCCGCAAGGGTCTGGTGGATACGGCGCTGCGCACCGCTGACTCCGGCTACCTCACCCGTCGTCTGGTGGACGTTGCCCAGGATGTGATCGTCCGCGAGGACGACTGCGGCACGACCCGCCACATCGTGGTGGACGCTGAGGACGGCAAATTCGGCAGCCGGCTCGTGGGTCGCTTGACCGCCGCCCAGGTGGTGAATGCCGATGGCGAGGTGCTGGCCGAGCGAGACACCGAAATCGATCCGCCGCTGTCCAAGTCCTTCGAGGCCGCTGGCGTGAAGGCCGTGAGTGTGCGTTCGCCACTCACCTGCGAAGCCAACCGTTCCGTCTGCCGCAAGTGCTACGGCTGGGCACTGGCCCACAACGAACTGGTCGACCTGGGTGAAGCCGTCGGCATCATCGCGGCCCAGTCGATCGGTGAGCCTGGAACCCAGCTCACCATGCGGACCTTCCACACCGGTGGTGTGTCCACCGCTGAAACCGGTGTGGTTCGCTCCAAGGTGGCGGGCACCGTCGAGTTCGGCAGCAAGGCGCGTGTGCGTCCTTACCGCACTCCCCACGGTGTGAACGCCCAACAGGCTGAGGTTGATTTCAACCTCACGATCAAGCCGTCCGGCAAGGGCAAGGCCCAGAAGATCGAGATCACCAACGGCTCCCTTTTGTTCGTTGACAACGGTGCTGAGATCGATGCCGACGTCACGGTGGCGCAGATCGCCGCCGGTGCGGTCAAGAAGAGTGTGGAGAAGGCCACCAAGGACGTGATCTGCGACCTGGCCGGCCAGGTGCGTTACGAGGAGGCGATTCAGCCCCGTGAGGTCACCGACCGTCAGGGCAACATCACCCTCAAGGCCCAGCGTCTCGGCCGGATGTGGGTGCTTTCCGGCGACGTCTACAACCTGCCGCCCAACGCTCAGCCCGTGGTCGGCAGTGAGACCCAGGTCACTGAGGGTCAGGTGCTGGCGGAAGCCAGCCAGCGCAGTGAGTACGGCGGTGAAGTACGCCTGCGCGACTCCATCGGTGATTCCCGTGAGGTGCAGATCGTCACCACGGCGATGACCCTCAAGGACTTCAAACTGCTGGAGGAGTCCACCCACTCCGGTGAGATCTGGAATCTTGAGGCCAAAGACGGCACCCGTTACCGCCTCAACACCATCCCCGGCAGCAAGATCGGTTCCGGCGAGGTCATCGCTGAACTGGCGGATGACCGCTTCCGCACTGGCACCGGTGGTCTGGTGAAGTTCGCCCCTGGTCTGGCGATCAAGAAGGCTCGTTCCGCCAAGAACGGCTACGAGGTCAACAAGGGCGGCACCTTGCTGTGGATCCCCCAGGAGACCCACGAAATCAACAAGGACATCTCCCTGTTGATGATCACCGACGGTCAGTGGATCGAGGCCGGCACCGAGGTTGTCAAAGACATCTTCAGCCAGACCGCGGGCATCGTCACCGTCACCCAGAAGAACGACATCCTGCGCGAAATCATCGTTCGCAGTGGTGAGTTCCACCTCTGCACCGATGCCAAGGCACTGGAGCGTTTCGAGGGTGATGGCCAGATGGTCAACCCCGGCGAGGACATCGCCAAGGGGCTCTCCGTTGACACGATGAAGTACGTGCAGACGGTGGAGACCCCCGAAGGCAAGGGTCTGCTGTTGCGTCCGGTTGAGGAGTACACCATTCCCAACGTGGCCCAGCTGCCTGAGCTGTCCCATGTCAAGCAGGCCAATGGCCCTCACCTCGGCATTAAGGCCACCCAGCGTCTGGCTTTCAAGGACAACGAACTGATCAAGTCCGTTGAAGGTGTGGAGCTGCTCAAGACCCAGCTGCTGCTCGAGACCTTCGACACCACCCCGCAGATGACGGTGGATGTGGAGAAGGCTCCCGACAAGCGGGCCAAAACCATTTCCCGTCTGCGCCTTGTGATCCTCGAGTCGATCCTGGTGCGTCGCGACACCATGTCCGACTCCAGCCACGGCTCAACCCACACCGAGCTGCAGGTCGAAGATGGCGTGTCAGTGAAGGCTGGCGATGTCGTCGCTACCACGCAGATCCTCTGCAAGCAGGCCGGTCTGGCGCAGTTGCCCGAAGCCACGGAAGCCGACCCGGTGCGTCGGATGATCGTGGAACGCCCCGAAGACACCACCACCCTGAGCACCTCCGGCAAGCCGGTGGTGAGCGTCGGTCAGCGGATTGTCGATGGAGACGCCCTTGCCGAGGGCGAAACCGCCAGCTGCTGCGGTGAGATCGAGGCCGTCAGTGGCAACAGCGTCACCCTGCGTCTGGGACGTCCCTACATGGTGTCGCCCGACTCCGTCCTGCACGTGCGTGATGGGAATCTGGTGCAGCGGGGTGATGGCCTGGCCCTGCTGGTGTTCGAACGCCAGAAGACTGGTGACATCGTTCAGGGTCTGCCCCGAATCGAAGAATTGCTGGAGGCCCGTCGCCCCCGTGAATCCACGATTCTCTGCAAGAAGCCCGGCACCGTTGAGATCAAGCAGGGCGAAGACGACGAGTCCCTCGCCGTCAACGTGATCGAATCCGATGACGCCATCGGTGAATATCCGATCCTGCTCGGCCGCAACATCATGGTGAGCGATGGCCAACAGGTCACCGCTGGTGAACTGCTGACCGATGGCCCAATCAACCCCCACGAGTTGCTCGAGTGCTACTTCGAGGATCTGCGCAGCCGTAAGCCGCTGATGGAGGCCGCTCAGGAGGCGATCGCCAACCTCCAGCACCGTTTGGTGACTGAGGTTCAGAACGTCTACAAGTCCCAGGGCGTCTCGATTGACGACAAGCACATCGAGGTGATCGTCCGTCAGATGACCAGCAAGGTGCGGGTCGAGGATGCCGGCGACACCACCCTGTTGCCGGGTGAGCTGATTGAACTGCGTCAGGTGGAAGACACCAACCAGGCCATGGCGATCACCGGTGGTGCACCCGCTGAGTTCACTCCGGTTCTGCTGGGCATCACCAAGGCGTCGCTTAACACCGACAGCTTCATCTCCGCCGCCTCCTTCCAGGAGACGACCCGGGTGCTCACCGAAGCTGCCATCGAGGGCAAGAGCGACTGGCTGCGCGGTCTCAAGGAGAACGTGATCATCGGTCGCCTGATTCCTGCGGGTACCGGCTTCAGCGGCTTTGAAGAAGAGCTGCAGAAGGAGGCTGGCCCCCATCCCGACATCCTTTCGGAGGATCCGGCCGGCTACCGCCGCATGCAGAACCTGCGCCCCGATTACACCGTCGACATGCCCCCTGCGGCCAGTGCCAGCGCGGTGCTGGATGACCCCAGTGACGCCGACCTCGAGGCCACCCGCACCCGCCACAACATCGACCCCTCGGCGAGCAATTTCGCCGCGTTCACCCGTCCGGACGCCGACAATGAGCTGAAGGAAGAGCAGGTGGTCGATGCTGAAGCCGTTGAGGGCCTTCAGGAAGAGGGCCTGCTCTCTGACGAATGA
- a CDS encoding DNA-directed RNA polymerase subunit gamma, translating into MTNSNLRTENHFDYVKITLASPDRVMEWGQRTLPNGQVVGEVTKPETINYRTLKPEMDGLFCEKIFGPSKDWECHCGKYKRVRHRGIVCERCGVEVTESRVRRHRMGFIKLAAPVSHVWYLKGIPSYVAILLDMPLRDVEQIVYFNCYVVLDPGDHKDLKYKQLLTEDEWLEIEDEIYAEDSEIENEPVVGIGAEALKQLLEDLTLDEVAEQLREEINGSKGQKRAKLIKRLRVIDNFIATNARPEWMVLDVIPVIPPDLRPMVQLDGGRFATSDLNDLYRRVINRNNRLARLQEILAPEIIVRNEKRMLQEAVDALIDNGRRGRTVVGANNRPLKSLSDIIEGKQGRFRQNLLGKRVDYSGRSVIVVGPKLKMHQCGLPKEMAIELFQPFVIHRLIRQNIVNNIKAAKKLIQRADDEVMQVLQEVIEGHPILLNRAPTLHRLGIQAFEPKLVDGRAIQLHPLVCPAFNADFDGDQMAVHVPLAIEAQTEARMLMLASNNILSPATGEPIITPSQDMVLGSYYLTALQPGASKPDFGDRSCTFAGLEDVIHAFEDNRIGLHDWVWVRFNGEVQDDEELDAPSKSESLSDGTRIEEWSYRRDRFDEDGALISRYILTTVGRVVMNHTIIDAVAAA; encoded by the coding sequence ATGACCAACAGCAACCTCCGCACCGAGAACCACTTCGATTACGTCAAGATCACCCTCGCCTCACCCGATCGGGTGATGGAGTGGGGACAGCGCACCCTGCCCAACGGCCAGGTGGTCGGTGAGGTCACCAAGCCGGAGACCATCAACTACCGCACCCTCAAGCCTGAGATGGACGGGCTGTTCTGCGAAAAGATCTTTGGCCCGTCCAAAGATTGGGAATGCCACTGCGGCAAGTACAAGCGGGTGCGTCACCGGGGCATCGTTTGTGAACGCTGTGGTGTGGAGGTCACCGAGAGCCGCGTGCGTCGTCACCGCATGGGTTTCATCAAGCTGGCGGCCCCCGTCTCTCATGTCTGGTACCTGAAGGGGATTCCCAGCTACGTGGCCATCCTGCTGGACATGCCCCTGCGGGATGTGGAGCAGATCGTTTACTTCAACTGCTACGTGGTGCTGGATCCAGGCGACCACAAGGATCTGAAGTACAAGCAGCTGCTCACCGAAGACGAGTGGCTGGAAATTGAAGACGAGATCTACGCCGAAGATTCCGAGATCGAGAACGAGCCCGTGGTGGGCATCGGTGCCGAGGCCCTCAAGCAACTGCTGGAAGATCTCACCCTCGATGAAGTGGCTGAGCAGCTGCGGGAGGAGATCAACGGCAGCAAGGGTCAGAAGCGCGCAAAGTTGATCAAGCGTCTGCGCGTGATCGACAACTTCATCGCCACCAACGCCCGTCCCGAGTGGATGGTGCTGGATGTGATCCCGGTGATTCCGCCCGACCTGCGCCCGATGGTGCAGCTCGATGGTGGTCGCTTCGCTACCAGCGATCTCAACGATCTCTACCGGCGGGTGATTAACCGCAACAACCGTCTGGCGAGGCTCCAGGAAATCCTGGCCCCTGAAATCATCGTCCGCAACGAGAAGCGGATGCTGCAGGAGGCCGTCGATGCCCTGATCGACAATGGCCGTCGCGGTCGCACCGTGGTGGGTGCCAACAACCGTCCGCTCAAGTCACTGAGCGACATCATTGAAGGCAAGCAGGGCCGCTTCCGTCAGAACCTCCTTGGTAAGCGGGTCGACTACTCCGGTCGTTCCGTGATCGTGGTGGGTCCGAAGCTGAAGATGCACCAGTGCGGTCTGCCCAAGGAGATGGCGATCGAACTGTTCCAGCCTTTCGTGATCCACCGCCTGATCCGCCAGAACATCGTCAACAACATCAAGGCGGCCAAGAAGCTGATTCAGCGGGCCGATGATGAAGTGATGCAGGTGCTGCAGGAGGTGATCGAGGGTCACCCGATCCTGCTGAACCGTGCTCCAACCCTGCACCGTCTCGGCATTCAGGCCTTCGAACCCAAGCTGGTGGATGGCCGCGCCATTCAGCTGCACCCCCTGGTCTGCCCAGCCTTCAACGCTGACTTCGACGGTGACCAGATGGCCGTCCATGTGCCCCTGGCCATCGAGGCGCAGACCGAGGCCCGCATGCTGATGCTGGCCAGCAACAACATCCTGTCGCCTGCGACCGGCGAGCCGATCATCACCCCGTCCCAGGACATGGTGCTGGGCTCCTACTACCTGACGGCGCTTCAACCCGGTGCCTCCAAGCCCGACTTCGGCGATCGCAGCTGCACTTTTGCGGGTCTGGAGGATGTCATCCATGCCTTCGAAGACAACCGGATCGGTCTGCACGACTGGGTGTGGGTCCGCTTCAACGGTGAAGTTCAGGACGATGAAGAGCTGGATGCGCCCAGCAAGAGCGAATCCCTCAGCGATGGCACGCGCATCGAAGAGTGGAGCTACCGCCGCGACCGTTTCGATGAAGACGGTGCCCTGATCAGTCGCTACATCCTCACCACTGTGGGCCGCGTGGTGATGAATCACACGATCATCGACGCGGTGGCCGCCGCCTGA
- the rpoB gene encoding DNA-directed RNA polymerase subunit beta: MSSSAIQVAKTATYLPDLVEVQRASFKWFLDQGLIEELESFSPITDYTGKLELHFIGSEYRLKRPRHDVEEAKRRDATFASQMYVTCRLVNKETGEIKEQEVFIGELPLMTERGTFIINGAERVIVNQIVRSPGVYFKDEMDKNGRRTYNASVIPNRGAWLKFETDKNDLLHVRVDKTRKINAHVLMRAMGLSDNDVLDKLRHPEFYKKSIDAANDEGISSEDQALLELYKKLRPGEPPSVSGGQQLLQTRFFDPKRYDLGRVGRYKINKKLRLTIPDTVRTLTHEDVLSTLDYLINLELDVGGASLDDIDHLGNRRVRSVGELLQNQVRVGLNRLERIIKERMTVGETDSLTPAQLVNPKPLVAAIKEFFGSSQLSQFMDQTNPLAELTHKRRISALGPGGLTRERAGFAVRDIHPSHYGRLCPIETPEGPNAGLINSLATHARVNEYGFIETPFWKVEYGVVLKDGDPIYLSADREDEVRVAPGDVATEDDGRISADLIPVRYRQDFEKVPPEQVDYVALSPVQVISVATSLIPFLEHDDANRALMGSNMQRQAVPLLRPERALVGTGLETQVARDSGMVPISRVNGTVTYVDANAIVVQDEDGNDHTHFLQKYQRSNQDTCLNQRPIVRCGDPVIVGQVMADGSACEGGEIALGQNVLIAYMPWEGYNYEDALLVSERLVTDDLYTSVHIEKYEIEARQTKLGPEEITREIPNVAEESLGNLDEMGIIRVGAFVESGDILVGKVTPKGESDQPPEEKLLRAIFGEKARDVRDNSLRVPGTERGRVVDVRIYTREQGDELPPGANMVVRVYVAQRRKIQVGDKMAGRHGNKGIISRILPREDMPYLPDGTPVDIVLNPLGVPSRMNVGQVFELLMGWAASNLDCRVRIVPFDEMHGAEKSQQTVETFLKEAAKQPGKGWVYDPEDPGKLQLRDGRTGLPFDQPVAVGYSHFLKLVHLVDDKIHARSTGPYSLVTQQPLGGKAQQGGQRLGEMEVWALEAYGAAYTLQELLTVKSDDMQGRNEALNAIVKGKPIPRPGTPESFKVLMRELQSLGLDIAVYTDEGKEVDLMQDVNPRRSTPSRPTYESLGVADYDED, translated from the coding sequence ATGAGCAGCAGCGCGATTCAGGTCGCCAAGACCGCCACCTACCTCCCTGATCTGGTGGAGGTGCAGCGGGCCAGCTTTAAGTGGTTTTTGGATCAAGGTCTGATCGAGGAGCTGGAAAGCTTCTCTCCGATCACGGATTACACCGGCAAGCTGGAGCTGCATTTCATTGGTAGTGAGTACCGCCTGAAGCGCCCCCGCCACGATGTGGAAGAGGCCAAGCGACGTGATGCGACCTTCGCGTCACAGATGTACGTGACCTGCCGCCTGGTCAACAAGGAGACCGGTGAGATCAAGGAGCAGGAGGTCTTCATCGGCGAACTGCCGCTGATGACCGAGCGCGGCACGTTCATCATCAACGGCGCTGAGCGCGTGATCGTGAACCAGATCGTGCGCAGCCCTGGTGTCTATTTCAAGGATGAAATGGACAAGAACGGTCGGCGCACTTACAACGCCAGCGTCATCCCCAACCGGGGTGCCTGGCTGAAGTTTGAGACCGATAAGAACGACTTGCTCCACGTTCGTGTGGACAAGACCCGCAAGATCAACGCGCACGTGCTCATGCGTGCCATGGGTCTCTCCGACAACGACGTGCTCGACAAGCTGCGTCACCCCGAGTTCTACAAGAAGTCGATTGATGCCGCAAACGATGAGGGCATCAGTTCGGAAGACCAGGCGCTGCTTGAGCTCTACAAGAAACTGCGCCCAGGTGAACCCCCCTCAGTGAGTGGTGGTCAGCAGCTGCTGCAGACCCGTTTCTTCGATCCCAAGCGCTACGACCTCGGTCGGGTCGGCCGCTACAAAATCAACAAGAAGCTGCGCCTCACCATCCCCGACACGGTGCGCACCCTCACCCATGAGGACGTGCTCTCGACCCTCGATTACCTGATCAACCTGGAACTGGATGTCGGTGGTGCCAGCCTCGACGACATCGACCACCTCGGTAACCGCCGCGTGCGTTCCGTGGGCGAACTCCTGCAGAACCAAGTTCGGGTGGGTTTGAACCGTCTTGAGCGGATCATCAAGGAACGGATGACCGTCGGCGAAACCGATTCGCTGACCCCGGCCCAGTTGGTGAACCCCAAGCCCCTGGTGGCGGCGATCAAGGAGTTCTTCGGCTCCAGTCAGCTGAGCCAGTTCATGGACCAGACCAACCCTCTGGCTGAGCTCACCCACAAACGCCGTATCTCGGCCCTTGGACCCGGCGGTCTCACCCGTGAGCGTGCCGGCTTCGCCGTCCGCGACATTCACCCCTCCCACTACGGCCGTCTCTGCCCGATTGAGACGCCAGAAGGTCCCAACGCCGGTCTGATCAACTCCCTGGCCACCCACGCCCGGGTCAACGAGTACGGCTTCATCGAAACGCCGTTCTGGAAGGTTGAGTACGGTGTCGTTCTCAAGGACGGCGATCCGATCTACCTGTCTGCCGACCGGGAAGACGAAGTGCGCGTCGCCCCTGGTGACGTGGCCACCGAGGACGACGGCCGGATCTCGGCGGATCTGATTCCTGTGCGTTATCGCCAGGACTTCGAGAAGGTCCCCCCTGAGCAGGTCGACTACGTCGCCCTGTCACCAGTACAGGTGATCTCCGTGGCAACGTCCCTGATTCCTTTCCTGGAGCACGACGACGCCAACCGCGCCCTGATGGGCTCCAACATGCAGCGTCAGGCTGTGCCGTTGCTTCGCCCTGAGCGTGCCCTGGTGGGCACCGGCCTGGAAACCCAGGTGGCCCGCGACTCCGGCATGGTGCCGATCTCCCGGGTGAATGGCACCGTCACCTATGTGGATGCCAACGCCATCGTTGTTCAGGACGAGGACGGCAACGACCACACCCACTTCCTGCAGAAGTATCAGCGCTCCAACCAGGACACCTGTCTGAACCAGCGCCCAATCGTCCGCTGTGGCGATCCGGTGATCGTAGGTCAGGTGATGGCGGATGGCTCGGCCTGTGAAGGCGGTGAGATCGCCCTGGGTCAGAACGTTCTGATCGCTTACATGCCCTGGGAGGGTTACAACTACGAGGACGCGCTGCTGGTGAGCGAGCGTCTGGTCACCGACGACCTCTACACCTCGGTTCACATCGAGAAGTACGAGATCGAAGCGCGTCAGACCAAGCTGGGACCTGAGGAGATCACCCGTGAGATCCCCAACGTCGCTGAGGAAAGCCTTGGCAACCTCGACGAGATGGGCATCATCCGCGTGGGCGCTTTCGTTGAAAGCGGCGACATCCTCGTCGGCAAGGTGACGCCCAAGGGTGAATCCGACCAGCCGCCGGAAGAGAAGCTGCTGCGCGCGATCTTCGGTGAGAAGGCCCGTGATGTGCGCGACAACTCCCTGCGGGTGCCCGGCACCGAGCGTGGCCGCGTTGTGGATGTGCGCATCTACACCCGTGAACAGGGTGATGAGCTGCCCCCCGGCGCCAACATGGTGGTGCGGGTTTATGTGGCCCAGCGCCGCAAGATCCAGGTCGGCGACAAGATGGCTGGCCGCCACGGCAACAAGGGCATCATCAGCCGCATCCTTCCCCGAGAGGACATGCCCTATCTGCCCGACGGCACCCCGGTCGACATCGTGCTCAACCCCCTGGGTGTGCCGAGCCGGATGAATGTGGGTCAGGTGTTCGAGCTGCTGATGGGTTGGGCAGCGTCCAACCTCGATTGCCGCGTGCGCATCGTTCCCTTCGATGAGATGCACGGTGCTGAGAAGTCCCAGCAAACCGTCGAGACCTTCCTCAAGGAAGCCGCCAAGCAGCCCGGTAAGGGTTGGGTTTACGACCCAGAGGATCCAGGCAAGCTGCAGCTGCGGGATGGCCGCACCGGCCTGCCCTTCGACCAGCCCGTGGCCGTGGGTTACTCCCACTTCCTCAAGCTGGTTCACCTGGTGGACGACAAGATTCACGCACGCTCCACCGGCCCCTACTCCCTGGTCACCCAGCAGCCCCTGGGCGGTAAGGCACAGCAAGGTGGTCAGCGTCTGGGTGAGATGGAGGTGTGGGCCCTCGAGGCCTATGGCGCCGCATACACCCTGCAGGAACTGCTTACGGTCAAGTCCGACGACATGCAGGGCCGCAACGAGGCCCTCAACGCCATCGTCAAGGGCAAGCCGATCCCCCGCCCAGGTACTCCGGAATCCTTCAAGGTGCTGATGCGCGAGCTTCAGTCCCTGGGGCTGGACATCGCCGTCTACACCGACGAAGGCAAGGAAGTGGATCTGATGCAGGACGTGAACCCACGTCGCAGCACCCCCAGCAGGCCCACCTACGAATCCCTCGGCGTCGCGGATTACGACGAGGACTGA
- a CDS encoding TatD family hydrolase, which yields MSPTPTLIDSHCHIVFRNFDDDLDEVASRWREAGVGALLHACVEPSEIPAIRALADRFPEMRYSVGVHPLDTEHWRDDTMAVLRRAALEDDRVVAIGELGLDLFRDKNLVEQLAVLRPQLDLAVELNLPVIIHCRDAAEPMLEELRARKSQSRCPGGVMHCWGGTPDEMHQFLELGFYISFSGTVTFPKAEPTHDCARQVPEDRFLVETDCPFLAPVPRRGKRNEPAFVASVATRVAELRGVDLDSVACSSTANARRLFGLP from the coding sequence GTGTCCCCCACTCCGACGTTGATTGACAGCCACTGTCACATCGTCTTTCGCAACTTTGATGACGACCTCGATGAGGTGGCCTCGCGTTGGCGTGAGGCTGGGGTTGGCGCTCTGCTGCACGCCTGCGTCGAACCCTCCGAAATTCCGGCGATTCGCGCCCTGGCGGATCGATTCCCGGAGATGCGTTATTCCGTCGGCGTCCACCCATTGGACACCGAGCATTGGCGGGATGACACGATGGCGGTGCTGCGCCGGGCGGCTCTGGAGGACGATCGAGTGGTCGCCATCGGCGAACTCGGCCTAGATCTCTTCCGAGACAAGAATCTCGTGGAGCAGCTTGCTGTGCTGCGTCCTCAATTGGACTTAGCGGTGGAATTAAACCTGCCGGTGATCATCCACTGCCGAGATGCCGCTGAGCCGATGCTGGAGGAACTGCGGGCCCGCAAGTCGCAGAGCCGTTGCCCCGGAGGGGTGATGCATTGCTGGGGCGGCACCCCCGATGAAATGCACCAGTTCCTGGAGCTCGGCTTTTACATCAGCTTCAGCGGCACCGTCACCTTTCCCAAGGCGGAGCCCACCCACGACTGCGCCCGTCAGGTGCCGGAGGATCGTTTTTTGGTGGAAACCGATTGCCCTTTCCTGGCCCCTGTGCCCCGCCGCGGCAAGCGCAACGAGCCGGCTTTCGTGGCCTCCGTTGCCACGCGGGTGGCTGAGCTGCGCGGCGTGGATCTCGACAGTGTGGCCTGCAGCAGCACCGCCAACGCCCGCCGTTTGTTCGGACTCCCTTAA
- the rpsT gene encoding 30S ribosomal protein S20, translating into MANNKSAKKRIEIAERNRLRNRTYKSSMRTLMKRCFAACDAYSATPGDEAKASVQTSMRAAFSKIDKAVKVGVLHRNNGANQKSRLSAAVRKVLEPAS; encoded by the coding sequence GTGGCCAATAACAAGTCAGCCAAGAAGCGGATTGAGATTGCTGAGCGCAACCGTCTGCGCAACCGCACCTACAAGTCGTCGATGCGCACCCTGATGAAGCGCTGCTTCGCCGCCTGTGATGCCTACAGCGCCACCCCTGGTGATGAAGCCAAGGCCAGCGTGCAGACCTCCATGCGTGCCGCTTTCAGCAAGATCGACAAGGCCGTGAAGGTGGGTGTGCTGCACCGCAACAACGGCGCCAATCAGAAGTCCCGCCTCAGTGCGGCCGTGCGCAAGGTGCTCGAGCCCGCCAGCTGA